One part of the Methylobacterium mesophilicum SR1.6/6 genome encodes these proteins:
- a CDS encoding ABC transporter ATP-binding protein, which produces MADPTIPILDMRAVSKTYTAGGRRTEALREANLTVSRGEFVCLLGASGCGKSTLLRVAAGFEAPSAGEALMWGKPIAGPGPSRGMVFQDYGLFPWLTVRDNIGFGPKARGRSAAEVRDTAERYIALVGLQAFADAYPHQLSGGMKQRVAIARVLANEAEVVLMDEPFGALDAMTRERLQDELLDLWSRTGLTILFVTHAIEEAIFLADRIVMMSPGPGRIEAIHPVELPRRRDVSSPAFNDLRRMLTAQLHSHHAPRAAA; this is translated from the coding sequence ATGGCTGATCCCACGATCCCGATCCTCGACATGCGCGCAGTCTCGAAGACCTACACGGCGGGTGGGCGCCGCACGGAGGCCCTGCGCGAGGCGAACCTCACCGTGTCGCGGGGCGAGTTCGTCTGCCTGCTCGGCGCCTCGGGCTGCGGGAAGTCGACGCTGCTGCGGGTCGCCGCCGGCTTCGAGGCGCCGAGCGCCGGGGAGGCCCTGATGTGGGGCAAGCCCATCGCCGGCCCGGGGCCGAGCCGCGGCATGGTCTTCCAGGATTACGGCCTGTTCCCGTGGCTCACCGTGCGGGACAATATCGGCTTCGGCCCGAAGGCGCGGGGCCGCTCCGCCGCCGAGGTGCGCGACACCGCCGAGCGCTACATCGCCCTCGTCGGCCTCCAGGCCTTCGCCGACGCCTATCCGCACCAGCTCTCGGGCGGAATGAAGCAGCGCGTCGCCATCGCCCGGGTACTCGCCAACGAGGCCGAGGTGGTCCTGATGGACGAGCCCTTCGGGGCGCTCGACGCGATGACCCGCGAGCGCCTGCAGGACGAGCTGCTCGACCTGTGGTCGCGCACCGGGCTGACGATCCTGTTCGTCACCCACGCCATCGAGGAGGCGATCTTTCTGGCCGACCGCATCGTGATGATGTCGCCGGGTCCCGGCCGGATCGAGGCGATCCATCCGGTCGAGCTGCCGCGGCGGCGCGACGTGTCGAGCCCCGCCTTCAACGACCTGCGGCGGATGCTGACAGCCCAGCTCCACAGCCACCACGCCCCGCGGGCCGCCGCCTGA
- a CDS encoding ABC transporter substrate-binding protein: protein MIRRRTLLAGFGAGLVAGPLSGARAQSTPVTIRMGSLKLIHSIAPSFYERFTPAGVTVEVVPFESPTECKNAVVTKSVDFGTFGIAAATLGAAAGEPIVVIASTCNRGMAVIAKKDSDIRAIKDLRGKRVAIWPGSTQEVFVLERMRMEGLSVKDITPVRVSFSEMHIALARGDVDAYVGAEPGPGVSLASGVGQLVEYPYGTEMGALNMVFGAHRDTLAERPDLVRTMLEIHRKATDFAAGDRNAMIAMAVAKLGQKRQALELSAPNVELTWRLGPDEVRQAGAYAQHMLALKQIKRLPEAGFIDTRFVDAMGRA, encoded by the coding sequence ATGATCCGCCGCCGTACCCTCCTGGCCGGTTTCGGGGCCGGCCTCGTCGCCGGGCCGTTGTCCGGGGCACGCGCCCAGAGCACTCCGGTTACCATCCGGATGGGCTCGCTCAAGCTGATCCACTCGATCGCGCCGAGCTTCTACGAGCGGTTCACCCCCGCGGGCGTGACGGTGGAGGTGGTGCCGTTCGAGAGTCCCACCGAGTGCAAGAACGCCGTCGTCACCAAGTCGGTCGATTTCGGCACCTTCGGAATCGCGGCGGCGACGCTGGGGGCCGCGGCCGGCGAGCCGATCGTCGTCATCGCCTCCACCTGCAACCGCGGGATGGCGGTGATCGCCAAGAAGGATTCCGACATCCGCGCCATCAAGGATCTCCGCGGGAAGCGCGTCGCGATCTGGCCCGGCAGCACCCAGGAGGTCTTCGTCCTGGAGCGGATGCGCATGGAGGGCCTCTCCGTGAAGGACATCACCCCCGTGCGGGTCTCCTTCTCGGAGATGCACATCGCGCTGGCCCGCGGTGACGTCGATGCCTATGTCGGCGCCGAGCCGGGCCCCGGCGTGAGCCTCGCCTCGGGGGTCGGGCAGCTCGTCGAGTACCCGTACGGCACCGAGATGGGCGCGCTGAACATGGTGTTCGGCGCCCATCGCGACACGCTGGCCGAGCGGCCGGACCTCGTCCGGACCATGCTGGAGATCCACCGCAAGGCGACCGACTTCGCGGCCGGCGACCGCAACGCGATGATCGCCATGGCCGTGGCCAAGCTCGGCCAGAAGCGCCAGGCGCTCGAACTCTCGGCCCCGAACGTCGAGCTGACCTGGCGCCTCGGGCCGGACGAGGTCCGTCAGGCCGGCGCCTACGCGCAGCACATGCTGGCGCTCAAACAGATCAAGCGCCTTCCCGAGGCGGGCTTCATCGACACTCGCTTCGTCGACGCGATGGGGCGGGCGTGA
- a CDS encoding polysaccharide deacetylase family protein — translation MDTAPDDPRRPENRLAYTAAIDRPRLTLPDGKHVAIWPVVNVEHWLIDHPMPRQILVPPTAASLLPDIPNWAWHEYGMRVGFWRFLEAFTSRGIRPTLSINGSVCRAYPRIAEAAHAAGWEFMAHGFHQVPTHRIDDQPEMIARTIAAITEITGRPPRGWLGPGLTETLDTPDHLHAAGLEYVGDFVVDDRPCRVATRTGPLFALPYSVELNDIPLLAIQHHRADEFVDRALANLDRLALEAASPGPLGGAKVMGFAIHPYITGVPHRIGLLERLLDAMLTRTDAVFLQGTEILDWYRATGDAS, via the coding sequence ATGGACACGGCCCCCGACGATCCCCGCCGGCCTGAGAACCGCCTCGCTTACACCGCCGCCATCGACCGGCCGCGGCTGACCCTGCCCGATGGCAAGCACGTCGCGATCTGGCCGGTGGTCAATGTCGAGCACTGGCTGATCGACCACCCCATGCCGCGCCAGATCCTGGTGCCGCCGACCGCCGCGAGCCTGCTGCCCGACATCCCGAACTGGGCGTGGCACGAGTACGGTATGCGGGTCGGCTTCTGGCGCTTCCTCGAGGCCTTCACCAGCCGCGGCATCCGCCCGACCCTGTCGATCAACGGCTCGGTCTGCCGAGCCTATCCGCGCATCGCCGAGGCCGCCCACGCGGCCGGCTGGGAGTTCATGGCCCACGGCTTCCACCAGGTGCCGACCCACCGGATCGACGACCAGCCGGAGATGATCGCCCGCACCATCGCGGCGATCACCGAGATCACAGGGCGCCCGCCGCGCGGCTGGCTGGGGCCGGGTCTCACCGAGACCCTCGACACGCCCGACCACCTGCACGCGGCCGGCCTCGAATATGTCGGCGACTTCGTGGTCGACGACCGCCCCTGCCGCGTCGCGACGCGCACCGGGCCGCTCTTCGCCCTCCCCTACTCGGTCGAGCTGAACGACATCCCGCTGCTGGCCATCCAGCACCACCGGGCCGATGAGTTCGTGGACCGGGCGCTCGCCAACCTCGACCGGCTCGCTCTCGAGGCTGCGAGTCCCGGCCCGCTCGGCGGCGCCAAGGTCATGGGTTTCGCGATCCACCCGTACATCACCGGCGTCCCGCACCGGATCGGCCTGCTGGAACGGTTGCTCGACGCGATGCTAACGCGCACCGACGCGGTCTTCTTGCAGGGGACAGAGATCCTCGACTGGTACCGCGCCACCGGCGACGCATCCTGA
- a CDS encoding sigma-54-dependent transcriptional regulator, with amino-acid sequence MSEGGAGTPERVVFIDDEAEVRRANGQSLELDGFAVEAFPAAEPALAAILASPPGVVISDVRLPGLDGIGLLARLQRVDPDLPVILITGHGDIRMAVAAMQGGAYDFLAKPYPAEALVASVRRALERRRLVLENRALRARLDAAVKEDSAFLGDSPAMDRLRTLVREVARADVDVLVFGETGSGKEVVAGALHRWSRRAGRNLVAMNCGALPDSVVESELFGHEAGAFTGAVKRRVGRIEHAHGGTLFLDEIESMPLPLQVKLLRVLQERAVEPLGTNEVRPVDMRVVAATKVDLGQAAAQGTFRDDLYHRLNVITVAIPPLRDRGDDVMLLFEHFLRRAAERFGKAVPAITPAIRDHLREHAWPGNVRELGHFAERYALGFVEVHQVAPEGSAGTLAEQMDRYESRLIREELQVAGGDVRAAAESLGLPRKTLYDKMTRHRLNPADYR; translated from the coding sequence GTGAGTGAAGGCGGAGCGGGAACGCCCGAGCGCGTCGTGTTCATCGACGACGAAGCCGAGGTGCGCCGGGCCAACGGCCAGAGTCTGGAGCTCGATGGCTTTGCCGTCGAGGCCTTCCCGGCGGCCGAGCCGGCCCTCGCGGCGATCCTGGCCTCTCCGCCAGGCGTCGTGATCAGCGACGTGCGTCTGCCGGGCCTCGACGGGATCGGCCTTCTGGCACGGCTGCAACGGGTTGATCCGGATCTGCCGGTGATCTTGATCACAGGCCACGGCGACATCCGCATGGCCGTGGCGGCCATGCAGGGCGGTGCCTACGATTTCCTGGCCAAGCCCTATCCGGCCGAGGCACTGGTCGCCTCGGTGCGCCGGGCACTGGAGAGGCGGCGTCTCGTCCTGGAGAACCGGGCGCTGCGTGCCCGGCTCGACGCGGCGGTCAAGGAGGACTCCGCCTTTCTGGGCGATTCCCCCGCGATGGACCGTCTGCGGACGCTCGTGCGCGAGGTGGCGCGAGCCGATGTCGACGTGCTCGTCTTCGGCGAGACCGGGTCCGGCAAGGAGGTGGTGGCGGGCGCCCTGCACCGCTGGAGCCGCCGCGCCGGGCGCAATCTTGTGGCGATGAATTGCGGTGCCCTGCCGGACTCCGTGGTGGAGAGCGAGCTGTTTGGGCACGAGGCGGGCGCCTTCACCGGGGCGGTCAAGCGCCGCGTGGGCCGGATCGAGCATGCCCACGGCGGCACGCTGTTCCTCGACGAGATCGAGAGCATGCCTTTGCCACTTCAAGTCAAGCTCCTGCGGGTGCTCCAGGAGCGCGCCGTGGAACCGCTCGGCACCAACGAGGTGCGGCCGGTCGACATGCGGGTCGTGGCAGCCACCAAGGTCGATCTTGGGCAAGCGGCGGCGCAGGGCACGTTCCGCGACGATCTCTACCACCGCCTCAACGTCATAACGGTGGCGATCCCGCCCCTGCGCGACCGGGGCGATGATGTGATGCTGCTATTCGAGCACTTCCTGCGCCGCGCGGCCGAGCGCTTCGGGAAGGCGGTGCCGGCGATCACCCCGGCCATTCGCGATCACCTTCGGGAGCACGCCTGGCCCGGCAACGTCCGCGAGCTCGGCCACTTCGCCGAACGCTACGCCCTGGGCTTCGTCGAAGTGCATCAAGTCGCGCCCGAGGGGTCCGCCGGAACGCTGGCCGAGCAGATGGACCGCTACGAGAGCCGGCTCATTCGGGAGGAGCTGCAGGTCGCGGGCGGGGACGTCCGCGCGGCCGCTGAATCGCTCGGCCTGCCGCGCAAGACGCTCTACGATAAGATGACGCGCCACCGACTTAACCCGGCCGATTACCGGTAG
- a CDS encoding dicarboxylate/amino acid:cation symporter, whose amino-acid sequence MVAVPSPLTAPHPPAKPRPIYRTLYFQVLVAVAIGILLGHFYPQLGAELKPLGDAFIKLVKMIIAPVIFLTVVSGIAGMTNLEKVGRVGGKALIYFLTFSTLALIVGLVVANVLQPGNGLHIDPKSLDPKAIATYAGKAKEQSIVDFLMNIIPTTAVGAFAGGEILQVLFFSVLFGFGLAFLGDRGKPVLDIIKVLSEAIFGVVNIIMKVAPIGAFGAMAFTIGKYGISSLANLAYLVAAFYLTSAIFVLVVLGAVARYNGFSIIKLIRYIKEELLLVLGTSSSESALPSLLEKMERAGCSKPVVGLVVPTGYSFNLDGTNIYMTMAALFIAQATDTPLSLGEQALLLLVAMLSSKGAAGVTGSGFITLAATLAVVPSVPVVGMALILGVDRFMSECRALTNFIGNAVACIVVARWENEVDEAKLADALAGRSVREAVPTGALQPAE is encoded by the coding sequence ATGGTTGCCGTACCATCCCCGCTCACAGCACCCCATCCGCCCGCCAAGCCCAGGCCGATCTACAGGACCTTGTACTTCCAAGTCCTGGTCGCGGTGGCGATCGGCATCTTGCTCGGACATTTCTATCCGCAGCTCGGCGCCGAGCTGAAGCCGCTCGGTGACGCCTTCATCAAGCTCGTCAAGATGATCATCGCCCCGGTGATCTTCCTCACTGTTGTCTCCGGCATCGCCGGGATGACCAACCTCGAGAAGGTCGGCCGTGTCGGCGGCAAGGCGCTGATCTACTTCCTGACGTTCTCGACGCTGGCGCTGATCGTCGGCCTCGTCGTCGCCAACGTGCTCCAGCCCGGCAACGGACTGCACATCGACCCGAAGTCGCTCGATCCGAAGGCGATCGCCACCTACGCCGGCAAGGCGAAGGAGCAGAGCATCGTCGATTTCCTGATGAACATCATCCCCACGACGGCTGTCGGCGCCTTCGCGGGCGGCGAGATCCTGCAGGTGCTGTTCTTCTCGGTGCTGTTCGGCTTCGGCCTCGCCTTCCTGGGTGACCGCGGCAAGCCGGTGCTCGACATCATCAAGGTGCTCTCCGAGGCGATCTTCGGCGTCGTCAACATCATCATGAAGGTCGCCCCGATCGGCGCCTTCGGCGCGATGGCATTCACGATCGGCAAGTACGGCATCAGCTCGCTGGCCAACCTCGCCTACCTCGTCGCCGCCTTCTATCTGACGTCGGCGATCTTCGTGCTGGTCGTGCTGGGAGCGGTCGCCCGCTACAACGGCTTCTCGATCATCAAGCTCATCCGCTACATCAAGGAAGAGTTGCTTCTCGTGCTCGGCACGTCCTCGTCCGAGTCGGCGCTGCCCTCGCTGCTGGAGAAGATGGAGCGGGCCGGCTGCTCGAAGCCGGTGGTCGGCCTCGTGGTGCCCACGGGCTACTCGTTCAACCTCGATGGCACCAACATCTACATGACCATGGCGGCGCTGTTCATCGCCCAGGCGACCGACACACCGCTGAGCCTCGGCGAGCAGGCGCTGCTGCTGCTCGTGGCGATGCTGTCCTCGAAGGGGGCGGCGGGCGTCACGGGCTCGGGCTTCATTACCCTGGCGGCGACGCTGGCGGTGGTGCCGTCCGTGCCGGTGGTCGGCATGGCACTGATCCTTGGGGTCGACCGGTTCATGTCTGAGTGCCGGGCTCTGACCAACTTCATCGGCAATGCGGTCGCCTGCATCGTGGTTGCGCGCTGGGAGAACGAGGTCGATGAAGCCAAGCTCGCCGACGCCCTCGCCGGACGGAGCGTGCGTGAAGCTGTGCCGACGGGCGCGCTGCAGCCGGCTGAGTAA
- a CDS encoding ABC transporter permease yields the protein MTTGVEAGALPVTPAPTRGAGRAGSGLVHLRRLALAGVVPALLLAVWQVTTAGRPYSLIPPPADVWAELQDLAVGGVNDDAFSGTLWTHLAASLGRVYGGFALAAAAALPLGLLIGRVPLIRALLDPVLQVLRPVPVTAWLPLAMILFGLGPRSAFFLVFLGAFYPILVNTVFGVRSVEPRLFEAAAMLGCTGPSQFGRVVLPAALPSIFTGLRLGLGFAWVVIVVGEMTGVQTGLGAIIMEARQLSRTEIVICGMAVIGVAGFVSDWLVMQLGRRLLAWSPTHG from the coding sequence GTGACCACCGGGGTCGAGGCCGGCGCCCTGCCGGTGACGCCGGCCCCGACCCGCGGGGCCGGCCGGGCCGGGTCCGGGCTCGTCCATCTGCGCCGGCTGGCGCTCGCCGGCGTGGTGCCGGCTCTGCTCCTGGCAGTCTGGCAGGTGACCACCGCGGGCCGGCCCTACAGCCTGATCCCGCCCCCCGCCGACGTCTGGGCCGAGCTGCAGGATCTCGCGGTCGGCGGCGTCAACGACGACGCGTTCAGCGGCACCTTGTGGACCCACCTCGCGGCCTCGCTGGGACGCGTCTACGGCGGCTTCGCGCTCGCGGCCGCCGCGGCCCTGCCGCTCGGCCTGCTGATCGGCCGCGTCCCGCTGATCCGGGCCCTCCTCGATCCGGTGCTGCAGGTGCTGCGGCCGGTCCCGGTTACGGCGTGGCTGCCGCTCGCCATGATCCTGTTCGGCCTCGGGCCGCGCTCGGCCTTCTTCCTCGTGTTCCTCGGGGCGTTCTACCCGATCCTGGTCAACACGGTGTTCGGGGTCCGCTCGGTGGAGCCGCGCCTGTTCGAGGCGGCCGCGATGCTGGGCTGCACCGGGCCTTCCCAGTTCGGCCGGGTGGTGCTGCCGGCGGCGCTGCCGTCGATCTTCACGGGCCTGCGGCTCGGCCTCGGCTTCGCCTGGGTGGTGATCGTCGTCGGCGAGATGACCGGCGTCCAGACCGGCCTCGGCGCGATCATCATGGAGGCGCGCCAGCTCTCGCGCACCGAGATCGTGATCTGCGGCATGGCGGTGATCGGGGTCGCGGGCTTCGTGTCCGACTGGCTGGTCATGCAGCTCGGCCGCCGCCTGCTCGCCTGGAGCCCCACCCATGGCTGA
- a CDS encoding ATP-binding protein encodes MPGRGLIVLACLCAIVTAAWLAGRAAERWALTDLRRGARSAIGLQVGLLLAEMQKQASLPLALAADPEVAAAVASGAGRELLDRVDRRLSEVAAATGAAVIYVIGAEGVTVAASNAGGDGSFVGRDYAFRPYFRQAVTEGAGSQFALGTVSGRPGLYLARRIGAAVGVVVVKVEFDAVEAAWRAAQEVTFVTDARGIVLVTSEPSWRFGTLDALDAAERARIKAGREFGTAALERLPLHATGQADVSRIGRGALPAWTAITTQAPVPGTGWTLHTLTPVGTTVERERLQAWIIAALTTALAGFGAVALADRGRRTRARLAEAASRRAELESRVAERTRALREANAQLRAEIEERQRAEAERERLGRELAQAGRLAALGQFAASMAHEINQPLAAIRSYADNTAVLVRRGRTEDAAENAAAIGRLTDRIAGLTRQLKGFARRASPRREPVPLGGVLDNALELVRARAAALGVPLEADASDPELRVLGDGPRLEQVLVNLLQNALDAVAGRPDARVGLRVDAAVSERVAVEVTDSGPGIPTAERGQVFDAFFTTKSDGLGLGLAIARGIVEDCGGNLTLVCEPGGGTVFRMELIRAAGADRASGQRVGAAQ; translated from the coding sequence ATGCCGGGTCGCGGCTTGATCGTCCTCGCCTGCCTGTGCGCAATCGTCACCGCGGCCTGGCTCGCGGGACGCGCCGCGGAGCGCTGGGCGCTCACGGATCTGCGGCGCGGGGCCCGATCGGCGATCGGGCTCCAAGTCGGCTTGCTGCTTGCCGAGATGCAGAAGCAGGCATCCCTGCCGCTGGCGCTCGCCGCCGACCCGGAGGTCGCTGCGGCGGTCGCATCGGGAGCCGGGCGCGAACTCCTGGACCGGGTCGACCGCCGGCTCTCCGAAGTGGCAGCGGCCACCGGCGCGGCGGTGATCTACGTCATCGGTGCCGAAGGGGTAACTGTGGCGGCCAGCAATGCCGGCGGCGACGGAAGCTTCGTCGGGCGCGACTACGCATTCCGTCCGTACTTCCGGCAGGCGGTCACCGAGGGCGCGGGTTCGCAATTCGCCCTCGGCACCGTCAGCGGCCGGCCCGGTCTCTACCTGGCCCGGCGCATCGGCGCGGCGGTCGGGGTCGTGGTGGTCAAGGTCGAATTCGACGCGGTCGAGGCGGCTTGGCGGGCCGCTCAGGAAGTCACGTTCGTCACCGATGCCCGCGGCATCGTCCTCGTCACCAGCGAGCCGTCCTGGCGTTTCGGGACGCTCGACGCCCTGGACGCTGCCGAACGCGCCCGGATCAAGGCGGGTCGCGAGTTCGGAACCGCGGCGCTGGAGCGGTTGCCCCTGCATGCTACCGGCCAGGCCGATGTCAGTCGCATCGGGCGTGGGGCGCTCCCGGCCTGGACGGCGATCACCACCCAGGCGCCTGTGCCCGGGACCGGCTGGACCCTGCACACGCTGACCCCGGTCGGAACCACAGTGGAGCGCGAGCGGCTTCAGGCCTGGATCATCGCTGCCCTGACCACGGCGCTGGCGGGCTTCGGGGCCGTAGCCCTGGCTGACCGGGGCCGCCGGACGCGGGCGCGGCTTGCGGAAGCGGCCTCGCGCCGGGCAGAGCTGGAGAGCCGCGTCGCTGAGCGAACCCGCGCCCTGCGGGAAGCCAACGCGCAGCTGCGCGCCGAGATCGAGGAGCGGCAGCGCGCTGAGGCCGAGCGCGAGCGCCTCGGCCGCGAGCTCGCCCAGGCCGGCCGGCTTGCGGCTCTCGGACAGTTCGCCGCCAGCATGGCGCACGAGATCAACCAGCCGCTCGCCGCGATCCGCTCCTACGCGGACAACACTGCGGTCCTCGTCCGCCGCGGCCGGACGGAGGACGCGGCCGAGAACGCCGCCGCCATCGGCCGGCTCACCGATCGCATCGCCGGGCTTACGCGACAGCTCAAGGGGTTCGCCCGGCGCGCCTCGCCGCGCCGGGAGCCGGTGCCGCTTGGCGGAGTGCTGGACAACGCACTGGAACTGGTGCGCGCCCGCGCCGCCGCCCTGGGCGTGCCCCTGGAGGCGGACGCGTCCGATCCGGAGCTGCGCGTCCTCGGGGACGGGCCGCGTCTGGAGCAGGTGCTGGTCAACCTTCTCCAGAACGCCCTCGACGCGGTGGCCGGACGTCCCGACGCCCGCGTCGGTCTGCGCGTCGATGCCGCGGTTTCCGAGCGCGTGGCGGTGGAAGTGACTGACTCCGGCCCCGGGATCCCGACGGCGGAGCGCGGCCAAGTCTTCGATGCGTTCTTCACGACCAAAAGCGACGGCCTCGGGCTCGGCCTCGCCATCGCCCGCGGGATCGTGGAGGATTGCGGTGGGAACCTGACTTTGGTCTGCGAACCGGGGGGCGGCACGGTTTTCCGGATGGAGCTCATCCGGGCGGCGGGGGCGGATCGGGCATCGGGGCAGCGCGTGGGGGCGGCGCAGTGA
- the atzF gene encoding allophanate hydrolase translates to MPPFPTIPLLHAAYADGLDPRAVVAAAYRRIAEVDDPGIFLALVPEADAQAAAAALPPFDPVSMPLWGVPFAVKDNIDVAGLPNTAACPDFAYSPTETAPAVARLLAAGAILIGKTNLDQFATGLVGLRTPYPAPRNAIDPAFVPGGSSSGSAVAVAHGIVSFALGTDTAGSGRVPAALNNIVGLKPSLGAVSSRGMLPACRTLDTLSVFAGTVADADAAFRVMLGPDNTDPWSRALPVPPAPAGLPPGLRLGLPDAASRRFGGDGLSEAAFAAAAADLEAITGAGVPVDLDPMFAVAALLYDGPWVAERYAAVRPVMETRPGILHPTTRAVIAAAERYSAADAFAGLYRLAELRRHADAIWDRIDVLAVPTYPRPRTCASVAADPIGPNSELGTYTNFVNLLDWCALAVPGRSRTDSFPSGVTLLAPRGCDGLLAALGARLHAASAGRIGASAAPVPTAKSGPASARPGEIELAVVGAHLSGLPLNGELVACGARYLRAGVTRPDYRLYALPGGPPHRPGLLRVAAGEGSGIETEVWALPPSAFGTFVAGIPDPLSIGTVRLNDGTTPKGFLVEAAGIAGAADITRFGGWRRYVTGCAAA, encoded by the coding sequence GTGCCGCCCTTCCCGACGATCCCGCTTCTGCACGCGGCCTATGCCGACGGCCTCGACCCGCGCGCCGTCGTAGCCGCGGCCTATCGCCGGATCGCCGAGGTCGACGATCCCGGCATCTTCCTCGCGCTGGTGCCGGAGGCCGACGCGCAGGCCGCGGCGGCCGCGCTGCCGCCCTTCGACCCCGTGTCGATGCCGCTCTGGGGCGTGCCCTTTGCCGTCAAGGACAACATCGACGTGGCCGGGCTGCCGAACACCGCCGCCTGCCCAGACTTCGCCTATAGCCCTACCGAGACCGCACCCGCCGTGGCGCGCCTCCTGGCGGCCGGAGCGATCCTGATCGGCAAGACCAATCTCGACCAGTTCGCCACCGGGCTCGTCGGTCTGCGCACGCCCTACCCGGCCCCGCGCAACGCGATCGATCCGGCCTTCGTCCCCGGGGGCTCCAGCAGCGGCTCCGCCGTGGCGGTGGCGCACGGGATCGTGTCCTTCGCCCTCGGGACCGACACCGCGGGCTCGGGCCGTGTGCCGGCGGCGCTGAACAACATCGTCGGCCTGAAGCCGTCCCTCGGGGCGGTCTCCAGCCGCGGCATGCTGCCGGCCTGCCGGACCCTCGACACGCTCTCGGTCTTCGCCGGCACCGTCGCCGACGCCGACGCGGCCTTCCGGGTCATGCTGGGTCCGGACAATACCGATCCCTGGTCACGGGCGCTGCCCGTGCCGCCCGCGCCCGCCGGCCTGCCGCCGGGTCTGCGTCTGGGGCTTCCGGATGCGGCGAGCCGGCGGTTTGGCGGCGACGGCCTCTCGGAGGCGGCCTTCGCGGCGGCGGCCGCGGATCTCGAAGCGATCACGGGCGCGGGGGTGCCGGTCGACCTGGACCCCATGTTCGCCGTGGCGGCCCTGCTCTATGACGGTCCGTGGGTGGCCGAGCGCTACGCGGCGGTCCGGCCGGTCATGGAGACACGGCCCGGGATCCTGCACCCGACGACGCGGGCGGTCATCGCCGCGGCCGAGCGCTACAGCGCCGCGGACGCCTTCGCGGGCCTCTACAGGCTGGCGGAGCTGCGCCGGCACGCGGACGCGATCTGGGATCGCATCGACGTCCTCGCCGTGCCGACCTATCCGCGCCCGCGGACCTGTGCGTCCGTCGCCGCCGACCCGATCGGGCCGAACAGCGAACTCGGGACCTACACCAACTTCGTCAACCTGCTCGATTGGTGCGCCCTCGCAGTCCCGGGACGCTCCAGGACCGACAGCTTTCCCTCCGGCGTCACCCTGCTGGCGCCGCGCGGGTGCGACGGGTTGCTCGCCGCTCTGGGCGCGCGCCTGCACGCGGCCTCGGCCGGCCGGATCGGCGCCAGTGCGGCACCGGTCCCGACCGCGAAATCGGGGCCGGCTTCGGCGAGGCCCGGCGAGATCGAGCTGGCGGTCGTGGGAGCGCATCTGTCGGGCCTGCCCCTGAACGGCGAGCTGGTCGCATGCGGCGCCCGGTACCTCCGCGCGGGGGTGACGCGGCCGGATTACCGCCTCTACGCCCTGCCCGGCGGGCCGCCGCATCGTCCCGGCCTGCTGCGGGTGGCCGCCGGTGAAGGAAGCGGGATCGAGACGGAGGTCTGGGCGTTGCCGCCGTCCGCCTTCGGGACTTTCGTGGCCGGAATACCGGACCCGCTCAGCATCGGTACCGTACGGCTCAACGACGGGACCACGCCGAAGGGCTTCCTGGTGGAGGCGGCCGGTATCGCGGGTGCGGCCGATATCACGCGGTTCGGCGGCTGGCGCCGCTACGTGACCGGCTGTGCGGCGGCGTGA
- a CDS encoding LysR family transcriptional regulator — MKHLRSVTYIAEVARAGSIRRAAERLNLTPSALTRQIQDLEHELGTPIFERLPQGMRLNAAGELFVRHIRDQAADLDRVRSQIADLSGVRRGHVALACSQAFITQVVPEEVEAYRSRFPQVGFTVQVRDHAQAVTALAAFEADLALILQPPPSAELHPLYSGHQTLCALMRRGHALAAESGPVRLRDCLAHALALPDRSLAIRHHIEHTLARRGVELRPVVESGSLEFLRNLTLREDVVSLQIPSGIPQDPRLHSRPIDTRDLTPMTLVLAQLRGRSLSVAAAKFADQLAVRLNRDDP, encoded by the coding sequence TTGAAGCACCTGCGCAGTGTCACGTACATCGCCGAGGTCGCCCGTGCCGGCTCGATCCGGCGCGCTGCGGAGCGGCTGAACCTGACGCCGTCAGCCCTGACCCGCCAGATCCAGGATCTCGAGCACGAGCTCGGCACGCCGATCTTCGAGCGCCTGCCGCAGGGCATGCGGCTCAACGCGGCCGGCGAACTCTTCGTCCGTCATATCCGCGACCAGGCTGCGGACCTCGACCGGGTTCGTTCGCAGATCGCCGACCTCTCCGGGGTCAGGCGGGGCCACGTGGCGCTGGCCTGCAGCCAGGCCTTCATCACGCAGGTCGTGCCGGAGGAGGTGGAGGCCTATCGCAGCCGATTTCCCCAGGTCGGCTTCACCGTGCAGGTCCGCGATCACGCGCAGGCGGTCACCGCCCTCGCGGCCTTCGAGGCGGACCTCGCCCTGATCCTGCAGCCGCCGCCCTCGGCGGAGCTGCACCCGCTCTATTCCGGCCACCAGACACTCTGCGCACTGATGCGCCGGGGCCATGCCCTGGCGGCGGAGAGCGGCCCGGTGCGACTGCGCGACTGCCTCGCCCATGCCCTGGCCCTGCCGGACCGCTCGCTCGCGATCCGCCACCACATCGAGCACACGCTCGCCCGCCGCGGCGTCGAACTGCGGCCGGTGGTCGAATCGGGGTCCCTGGAGTTCCTGCGCAATCTCACCCTGCGGGAGGATGTGGTCAGCCTGCAGATCCCGAGCGGCATCCCGCAGGATCCACGCCTGCACAGCCGGCCCATCGACACCCGCGACCTGACGCCGATGACCCTGGTCCTGGCACAGCTGCGCGGTCGATCCCTCTCCGTGGCGGCGGCGAAGTTTGCCGATCAGCTCGCCGTCCGGCTCAACCGTGACGATCCCTGA